The following proteins come from a genomic window of Cervus canadensis isolate Bull #8, Minnesota chromosome 20, ASM1932006v1, whole genome shotgun sequence:
- the RWDD2A gene encoding RWD domain-containing protein 2A, whose amino-acid sequence MSASMKECLQLQLLEMEMLFSMFPNQGEVKLEDVNALTNIKRYLDGIREALPPKIEFVITLQIEEPKVKIDLQVTMPHSYPYVALQMFARSPELDRQQQLLLNKGLTSYIGTFDPGELCVCAAIQWLQDNSASYFLNRKLVDEPSTQAKPVKNTFLRMWIYSHHIYQQDLRKKILEVGKRLDVTGFCMTGKPGIICVEGFKEHCEEFWHTIRYPNWKHISCKHAESIETEGDGQDLRLFHSFEELLLEAHGDYGLRNDYHMNLGQFLEFLKKHKSEHVFQILFGIESKSSDS is encoded by the exons ATGTCGGCTTCAATGAAGGAATGCCTTCAGCTTCAGCTGCTGGAGATGGAAATGCTGTTTTCTATGTTTCCTAACCAAGGAGAAGTAAAACTTGAAGATGTCAATGCCCTGACAAACATAAAGAGATACTTGGACGGCATAAGGGAGGCGCTGCCACCAAAAATCGAATTTGTGATTACCCTGCAGATCGAGGAGCCCAAG GTGAAAATTGACTTGCAAGTAACCATGCCTCACAGCTACCCCTATGTAGCATTGCAGATGTTTGCACGGTCACCAGAACTTGACAGACAGCAGCAGCTGCTTCTCAACAAAGGCCTCACTTCTTATATCGGGACTTTTGATCCaggggagctgtgtgtgtgtgcagccaTCCAGTGGTTACAGGACAACAGCGCCTCCTACTTCCTGAACAGAAAGCTCGTGGACGAACCATCGACACAAGCAAAACCAGTCAAGAACACCTTCCTCCGAATGTGGATCTACAGTCACCATATATATCAGCAGGACCTCCGGAAAAAGATCCTGGAGGTCGGGAAAAGGTTGGACGTGACAGGATTTTGCATGACGGGAAAGCCAGGGATAATCTGTGTGGAGGGCTTCAAAGAGCACTGTGAGGAATTCTGGCACACAATCAGGTACCCCAACTGGAAGCACATTTCCTGTAAGCATGCGGAGAGTATCGAAACAGAAGGAGATGGGCAAGACCTGCgccttttccattcttttgaagAATTACTCCTTGAGGCCCACGGTGACTACGGCTTGAGGAATGACTATCACATGAATCTgggccagttcttggaatttcTCAAAAAACACAAAAGTGAGCATGTTTTCCAGATATTGTTTGGTATCGAAAGCAAAAGTTCTGACTCCTAG
- the PGM3 gene encoding phosphoacetylglucosamine mutase produces the protein MDLDAVTKQSALHAKPDGLTLQYGTAGFRTKAEHLDHVMFRMGLLAVLRSKQTKSTIGVMVTASHNPEEDNGVKLVDPLGEMLAASWEEHATCLANAEEQHLPRVLVDISEKAAVDLHQDAFVVIGRDTRPSSEKLSQSVIDGVTVLGGQFHDYGLLTTPQLHYMVFCRNSKGQYGKATVEGYYQKLSLAFVELTKQAFCSGDDHRTLKVDCANGIGALKLAEMKHYFSQGLSVQLFNDGTKGKLNHLCGADFVKSHQKPPQGIEMKANERCCSFDGDADRIVYYYHDADGQFHLIDGDKIATLISSFLKELLLEIGDGLSLSVVQTAYANGSSTRYLEEVMKVPVYCTKTGVKHLHHKAQEFDIGVYFEANGHGTVLFSKAAETKIKQLAKESEDEKRKAAKMLENVIDLFNQTIGDAISDMLVIEAILALKGLTVQQWDALYTDLPNRQLKVKVADRQVISTTDAERQVVKPPGLQEAINDLVKKYRLSRAFVRPSGTEDIVRVYAEADSQENTDSLAYEVSLAVFQLAGGIGERPQRGF, from the exons ATGGATTTAGATGCTGTTACAAAGCAGTCAGCGTTACATGCCAAGCCTGACGGGCTCACTCTTCAATATGGGACTGCTGGATTTCGAACGAAAGCAGAACATCTTGATCATGTCATGTTTCGAATGGGATTATTAGCTGTCCTGAGGTCAAAGCAGACAAAATCTACCATAGGAGTCATGGTAACAGCGTCACATAATCCTGAG gAAGACAATGGTGTAAAATTGGTGGATCCTTTGGGTGAAATGTTGGCAGCATCCTGGGAGGAGCATGCTACCTGCTTGGCAAACGCTGAGGAACAACATTTGCCGAGAGTGTTGGTGGATATCAGCGAGAAGGCAGCCGTGGATCTGCACCAAGATGCCTTCGTGGTGATCGGTAGAGATACCAG gCCCAGCAGTGAGAAACTTTCACAGTCTGTAATAGACGGCGTGACAGTTTTAGGTGGTCAGTTCCATG ATTATGGCTTGCTGACAACGCCACAGCTGCACTACATGGTCTTCTGTCGAAACAGCAAAGGCCAGTATGGAAAGGCAACCGTCGAAGGTTACTACCAGAAACTGTCCTTGGCCTTTGTGGAACTCACCAAACAG gcCTTCTGCAGTGGAGATGACCATAGGACACTTAAGGTTGACTGTGCAAACGGCATAGGCGCCCTGAAGCTGGCAGAAATGAAACACTACTTCTCCCAGGGGCTGTCAGTTCAGCTGTTCAACGATGGGACCAAAGGGAAACTTAATCATTTATGTGGGGCTGACTTTGTGAAAAGTCATCAGAAACCTCCACAGG GAATTGAAATGAAGGCCAATGAAAGATGCTGCTCCTTTGATGGAGATGCAGACAGGATCGTTTACTACTACCATGATGCAGATGGTCAGTTTCATCTCATAGACGGAGACAAGATAGCCACCCTCATTAGCAGCTTCCTCAAAGAGCTCCTGTTGGAG ATTGGAGATGGTTTGAGTCTCAGTGTTGTACAAACTGCATATGCCAATGGAAGTTCAACACGGTATCTGGAAGAAGTTATGAAG GTACCTGTCTACTGCACTAAAACCGGTGTTAAACATTTGCACCACAAAGCTCAAGAGTTTGACATTGGtgtttattttgaagcaaatggGCATGGCACA GTACTGTTTAGTAAAGCTGCtgaaacaaagataaaacaacTAGCAAAAGAATCAGAggatgagaaaaggaaagctgcAAAGATGCTTGAAAATGTAATTGACTTGTTTAACCAG ACAATTGGTGATGCTATTTCTGACATGCTGGTGATCGAGGCGATCTTGGCTCTGAAGGGCTTGACTGTGCAGCAGTGGGACGCGCTCTATACAGATCTTCCAAACAGACAGCTCAAAGTTAAG GTTGCAGACAGGCAAGTCATTAGCACCACAGATGCTGAAAGACAAGTAGTTAAACCTCCGGGACTCCAGGAGGCCATCAATGACCTGGTGAAGAAGTACAGGCTTTCTCGCGCTTTTGTCCGGCCCTCTGGTACAGAAGACATAGTCCGAGTCTACGCAGAAGCAGACTCGCAG GAAAACACAGACAGCCTTGCATATGAAGTGAGCTTGGCAGTATTTCAGCTGGCTGGAGGAATTGGAGAAAGACCTCAACGAGGTTTCTGA